From Perognathus longimembris pacificus isolate PPM17 chromosome 4, ASM2315922v1, whole genome shotgun sequence, one genomic window encodes:
- the Icos gene encoding inducible T-cell costimulator: MRSDLWYVFVFVFQIEVLAEHINDSAQDEMFTFHNGGVQILCKYPETVQQFKMQLQRGKQTLCDLSKTKGSGHTISTKNLNSCQPQLANNTVIFSLNNLHSSHGYYFCNLSIFDPPPFRTKILSGYLHIHESQLCCQLKFWLPIGCAAFVVLCIFGCIFIFWFTKKKYGSSAHDPNSEYMFMAAVKTAKKTRLTDATS; this comes from the exons ATGAGGTCAGACCTCTGGtatgtctttgtctttgtcttccaAATTGAAGTCCTAGCAG AGCACATCAATGATTCTGCCCAGGATGAGATGTTTACATTCCACAATGGAGGAGTACAAATTCTGTGCAAATACCCTGAGACTGTCCAACAGTTTAAAATGCAACTACAGAGAGGGAAGCAAACACTCTGTGATCTCTCAAAGACCAAGGGGAGTGGACATACCATATCCACTAAGAACCTGAACTCCTGCCAACCTCAGTTAGCCAACAACACTGTCATTTTTTCCCTAAATAACTTGCACAGCTCTCATGGCTATTACTTCTGCAACTTATCAATTTTTGATCCTCCTCCTTTTCGAACAAAGATTCTTAGTGGTTATTTGCATATTCACG AATCGCAGCTTTGTTGCCAGCTAAAGTTTTGGTTACCTATAGGATGTGCAGCTTTTGTTGTACTATGCATCTTTGgatgcatatttattttctggtttaCAAAAAAG aagtATGGATCCAGTGCACATGACCCTAATAGTGAATACATGTTCATGGCGGCAGTAAAGACAGCTAAAAAGACCAGGCTCACAG ATGCGACCTCATAA